GAGTGGTTGAATTCCGGGTCGGTCCAAACGACGGAAAGGTTCGGTGCGCCAATAGTGTTGGCGTACCGGCCGGTAGCGAGGTCAACGGTATTGCCCACAGGCTCCGGGCTCCCCTTGCGATCGACACTCCGGCCATGCGACCACGCGACATCGTAAACACGTTCATGGCTATCTCCGTGGTCATCAACCCAGCCCTTGACGATTTGCACCCTGTCCAGGTTGGCTCCGACCGGGTCTTTGATCGCTCGAATCAAAAAGGTCGGACGGAGAGGTTGCCCGTTCCTCACCGGAGCGGCAAGGAGGTCTCCGCCCATCGGGACGCCCAGGTCGTAACCGACATCAAACAGTGAAGTTTGCTCTGCATGTTCCGGCACGAACGACCAGCCGGCAAAGAACTGAAGCCGAATGCGAGTTCCGGTTGTAGCGTAAACCTCTTTCCGCTTGAGTGCGGCTACGATTTCTTCTCGCGAATTGCCTCTTGTCCAAACCGCGGTAAGCCCGGACGCCGAGTACTGCCAGCCTCTCCAATCGGCGATCCCCGGCCACAGCGGCGTGTCCTTCAAAGCCGGGATGGAATCCGTACCAAACTTGCCCTGAAAGTCATCTTCACCTGACCCGGTCAGGCCGGTATGGGAATCGGTCGCGCCCGACAGGCCGAATTTGTAGGGATTGGCGCCGATTGTTTTTTGGAATTCGAGGCCGCGGCGCAGCCCGGAGCGCGCAAACGAGCCGGCCGCCACTTCGCGTTCACGTGTCGAATATTGACTGGCTGTTGCGCCAAACTTCTCAAATGCAGCGAATTCGTCGGTAGCCGAAAGCACCGGGTCTGCCTCGGAATCGCCCTTGACCTGAGTGACCTCAATCACGGGTTCCCAACGCATACGGCGTTGCGCATACGCTGCATCGATGGCGGAGCCGTCACTCGCACCGAGAGGAAATGCAGTACCCCTGGAGAGGTTCGGGTTGTGTGGAATGGCCACAAAATCCATGTCCTCCTTCTTCGACGTTTCTTCAAGCCAGTTCCAGAGGTCCTCGGGTGATCCGTAGGTGCATATTCCTTCACCCCTGCATTCCAGGGCGCTGAGCGGTGTAATGGCTCTTGCCTTGTCGCCGCCGGCGGAAGTGAGCACGACTCGATGCTGCGTCAACCCTGGACTTGCCGTCCACTCCCACCCAATCAGCGTCGTGAATTCACCGGGGGAATAGTGGTCTTCCGCTGCATCGATTATTTCTTCCCAGGCATCGAAATTGAAGGCGTCCGTATACATCGGGGAGGGCAGGTGCGACCAGGTCGGCAGCATGAGTTCGGTAATCCTGTCTTCAACCTGGTCCGTCCCATCCTCCTCCAGCACCATCTCGATCAATTCCCGGGCGGCTTTCGGATCCTTCAGAATCACCGAAGGAACCTCGCCCAGCCACTCCGCGTGATCCGTTACGGCAAGGAAATCGAGGGGGCGCGATATTCGAATCCGTGATTTCGTGTAAGGATGAACAACGGGAAAACCCTTCGCGTATCGATACGCAAGGTCCGGAGTAATCGAACGATTCCTGAACTGATACGCATCGGAAGACAAGGACGAATGAAGGTGAGTATCGCCCCAGAGCAGCTTCATCTCCCCGGCATGGACGTCAGCGGCGATCATCGCGGTCAGGCCGATGAAAACGGCGAAGCGGGTCTGCACCGTTCTGCTCACTTGCCTGAATTGCAATGGCATCTGAAGGGTCTCTTTTTGGTGCGGACGCAAGTAGTAATTCATCATCATAAGGCAGTTTTACAAATCGTTACAACGCTCCGCAAGTTGCAGGCCGGGCCTGTTCGAGAGTCCTGATTTTCCGGCTCGATTCATTGACTCCCAAGTCGTGAGTACGTATGCTCAGGCAACGCGAACCCGAATTACGCGGGCGGGGATTTGTGCACGGGGAAAGGATCAAATCGCATCCGCCGATTCGGGTCAGCAAACATCCCCAAGACCGAAGGTGGACACGATGGTCATCAATACCGAAGGCACAGTTGCCAAACGAGGCGCAGCCGCACTTTTCCTGAGTGTGTTTTTTGCGTCAACTTCATACGCGCAGATCGAAGAGATTGTCGTCACCGCACAGAAGCGTTCTGAATTGGTGCAGGATATGGGCCTGTCCATCCAGGCTTTCGACCAGGAAGCGTTGAGTCTTGCCGGCGTCACCGACGTGACGCGCCTGAACGAAGCAGTGGCGGGTGTCAGTTTCGGGCGAATCGGTAACGATGCCAAGATTGCACTCCGCGGCGCCAACGCCAACAACACGTTCGCCGACAACTCGGCAATTGTCGGTATGTTCGTGGATGGTGTTTACAAGCCCCGGGCATCGCAGCAAAGCCGCGCATTCTTTGATGTAGACCGCCTCGAGGTGCTCAAGGGTCCCCAGGGTACGTTGTACGGCCGAAACACGCTTGCGGGCGCGATCAATCTGATCACAAACGCCCCGGACATCGATGCAGGGACCAGCGGAAACATGGAGATCGGGTTCGCGCGTTTCGAGGCGATGAGAGCGACGGGTTTCGTCAATGTACCAGTGAGCGACGAGCTCGCGTTCCGGTTTGCCGCACTTTATGAAACCAGTGACGGCTGGATCGAGAACAGTGCCGGGCAAAACCTCGGCGCGGATGACGATCTTTCCATACGAGCGTCAGCGCTGTGGGAACCGAGCGCCACGTTCAGCGCGCTGTTGCGAGTCACGACGATCACCGAAAACGGCACGATTCCGATGATTTTTGGTGGTCCCGGGATTTGCAGACCTGTAACCGCGAATGGCCTGACCGATCCTCGTGGTCCGAATATTGACTGCGCGAATGCACGCAGAGGATCGAATGGCGTACCCGGCGACTTCAATGCGGTCGGCCCGTACGATATCAGTCAGGACTATTCTCCCGATGGCGACCTTGATCAGGACAATCTCACACTCACGCTTTCGTGGAGCCTTGATTCCTTTGACATCAAGTCGATCACTTCCTGGACCGACTACTCTTCGCTGTTCGGCGACGATGGAGACCACAGCCCGACTCCTTTCGAGCGATTCTGGTGGGAGGAGAACATAGAATCCATGACCCAGGAGTTGACGATCAGCTCGACCGGTGATGGTCGCGCTCAGTGGACCGGCGGCTTGTACTATTCGAATGACGAGAGCTTCATGCAGTTCTCATTCCTGAGACACACCAGGGATGATCCTTCCGTGAGGGTCCAGGCTCCGGACGGGAATGGAACCCTGACGACGGTTTTGACCGGCACCCCCGTAATGGATCCGACAACAACCTACAACGGAATGTTCGCAAGAGCTCGCCAGTTCGAAATCGATACGACCGGTGTTTTTGGCCAGGTGGAGTTCAGCGTTACCGATCAGTTCCGACTGGTAGCGGGCCTTCGTTACAACGAGGAGGACAAGTCGATTTCCGACGGAAGCAATTTCAACGGGGGAATCGCCGTCAGCCTGCCGTCGGCATCCGCTGCGATTGTTGATGACCCGACCGGCGTATTCGTGTTTACGGCGGCGAATGCACCGAACCACAACTCCGAAACATTTGACGAAGTAACGTGGCGAGCCGGTTTCGAGTACGACGTCAGTGACTTATCGATGCTCTATGCCGCAGCGTCAACGGGGTTTCTGTCCGGCGCATTGGATGCCGGCAACATACTGGAACAGCAGGAATCAACCGCTTACGAGATCGGCTGGAAGTCCACCTTGATGGACAACAGGTTGCAACTGAATGTAGCGGCATACTTCAACGAATATGAGAATCTCGCCACGCAATTTCAGGAAACACTCCCCAGCGGATTGGTTGTGACGTATTCGGCCAATGGCGGCAATATCGAAGCCCGAGGGCTTGATATCGAACTGCTGGCCAATCCGGTGGACAATCTCAACCTGTCGGCCAATGTGGCGTTCCTTAACGCAGAGTACGGTGTGTTCGGCACCAGCAACCCATTCCAGGTATTTAACGGGGTTCCCCAGGGATTCATAACTCTCGATGGCGAAACACCCCCATGGTCGCCGGACATCACGATAAAGCTTGGTGGGAACTACGAGTTTGATCTCGGACAATATGGAACTCTCGTTCCATCCGTGCACTTCTCGTATTCGGATGACTACAACACCAGCAGCTTCAATGTTGATTTTCCCACGGCTATTCAGGACGCGTACACGAAGACAGACTTGCGCGTCAATTGGTTGTCGCCTGACGGGAGTTTCGGCCTGGAAGCGTATGTTGAAAACATCGAAGACGAAGCTATTCTCCAGCGGGTCACCATCAGTGGTGAGGACGCGCTTCCTTCGAACTTCGGTTATCCGCGAAACTTTGGCGTCAAGATCAAATACCGCTTCTGACAATCGGCGACAGGCCATAGTGCGAGACATAGCCCGGCGGGGTAGCGCCCGGTCACGGGGGGCCGGCCGAATGTACTCGGGCGACAGACAGTCGACAGGGTGAGACCATGCCAGTCACCAGACGGAAATTTCTGCTTTCAACCGCCGCGGCATCTGCCGCGACCGGGCTGTCCGGGACCTTCGCGACGGCATCGGAAGACGAGGCGCCCCGTTCCGTGCGCGACGCGAACTGGCGAAGCCGGGCATTGCCCAAGGCGCCCAACATCGTCATTGCCGTTCTGGACGACGTAGGCTTTTCGGATCTTGGTTGCTATGGATCCGAACTCGATACATCGTGCTTCGACAGTCTGGCAGAAGCAGGAATCCGGTTCAACAATTTTCATGTAACCGCCCTGTGCTCCCCAACGCGGGCATGTCTGCTGACCGGCAGGAACGCGCATGCCGTGGGTGTGGGAAATATTGCGGAGTGGGGACGAGCGGATCACGACAGTTACAAGGGCTGGATTCGTCAGGATGCAGTGACGCTTCCGGAGGCATTGAGAGAGCTTGGCTACAGAACGTCAGCCTGCGGAAAGTGGCACCTGTCGATGTTGCACGATCAGAACGGAACAGGGCCATTCGACCACTGGCCCACCGGCAGGGGCTTCGACAAATGGTATGGATTCCATGGTTCCGCGGTCGACCATTTCCATCCCGAGATGTTCGAGAATACGACGGCGGCGTACCCGGACAAGAGCGACAACTATCATTTGAGCGAGGACCTGGTCGATCGGTCGATTCAATATATAAAGAACCACCTCGTTTCGTCTTCGGACAGACCCTTCTTCCACTTTCTGTCATTCGGCGCCACCCATTTTCCGCTGCACGTTCCCGACGACTACCTGCAACGACGTCGCGGAGATTACGACATGGGGTGGGATGTAATTCGCGAGGCGCGATTCCGCCGTCAGAAGGAGATCGGAATTATCCCTCCCGAGACCCGGCTGGCGCCACGCAACCCCACCGGAACACCCTGGGCCGGCCTGACTGAAGATCAGCAACGGTATGCGGCGCGAGGCCAGGAAGTCTACGCCGCGTTCCTCGAGCATACGGATGACCAGCTGCAGCGCCTGGTGGACTTTCTGAAGGCGGAGGGCCAGTTCGACGACACGATCTTCCTGTTGCTGTCGGACAACGGAGCCACATACGGCGGGGGCCTCGTTGGCCTTACCGACGTCCGCAGATCCGCGTATCTGGGTGAGGAACCGTTCGCTGAAGTGCTTGCGAATATCGACCTGCTCGGCACGGAAGCCTCGCAATGCGAATACGCGGAAGGGTGGGCGCAAGCGAGCAATACCCCGCTGAAATGGTACAAAGCCGATACGTTCGAGGGCGGCATACGCGCACCTCTGATTGTCAGCTGGCCCAACGGCGACATTCCGGCCGGCGAGATTCGCGATCAGTATCACCATGCCATTGACGTTCTGCCGACGCTCCTCAATATGATCAACGGGGACATGCCCGACAAGGTTGATGGTCAAACGCCGTTGTCGATACAGGGCGAGAGTTTTGCCTACGCTCTTGACCATGCGGAAGCACCGACGACGAAGAAGGTCCAGTACTTCGAGACACTGGGTGACCGCGCCATTTGGGCTGACGGCTGGAAAGCGGTCACCCGTCACAGGAGCGGCACGTCCTTCGATGAGGACGTCTGGGAGCTCTACCACGCGTCGGAAGATTTCTCGGAGACGAACGAACTCTCGGAGCAGTACCCGGACAAGCTAAAGGAGCTCGTCGAAATCTGGCGCGTCGAGGCCGAGCGCTATGGCGTGCTCCCCCTCGAAGACGATACGCTTAAGCTGTACCAGAACTCGGTGCCGCAGCCGCGCGCAACGTACGTTTTCTATCCCGGGATGATCCGGCTCGATCGCTTGAGTGCGCCGGACATCTACGAGTTCAACTCGCAAATGAGCGCCCGGGTCACGCTGCGCGACAATCGTGCCAACGGCGTCATTCTTGCATCCGGGGACAGCGGCGGCGGTTACGAGTGGTTCATGCGCGACGGCTACGTCCACTTCGTGTACGTCTATACGCGTAATGCCATATACAGAGCCCGATCGCAGCGCTGCGTTCCGGAAGGCGAGCATGTGCTTGGGGTGAGGATCGTCAAGACCGGCGCGAGCCAGGGCCGCTGTACGCTGCTGCTCGACGACGATTCGATTGGTGAATTGGCGCTCGACGAAATGTGGCCGATCTACTTCGCGAATTCAGGTCTGCGCTGTGGCGAAAACCGGCACGCGCCGATCAGCCGGGAGTATGAACCGCCCTTCGTCTTCGACCACGAATTGCATCGCGTGATCGTGGACGTGGATATCTGATCGACACCCGGTCAATCTGACGGGTCAGACGAGGTTACGCGATTCCTGGCTCGTTTGCGGGCTTGTTTCGTCAGGTTCGCCATGGAATTTGCCGAGTTTAGCGCATCTTCCTCAGGGCCGTTCGGGCCTGTTTTTTTGCAGGCGCGGCGTGCGTTTGCCGTAAAGAGAATGTAATATTGCGGCGGCCTGGGGATTAGTACATAATTCCCAGCCATCCGGGAATTTTTCCCGGTTTTTGGGATGATATGGCGGCATCGGAGGTTTTGGGTGCCGCTATACCAATTTTGGGGGTGGATTTCATAGTCCTTTAGACACCGCCAGTGCCTATCGAACCGGTAAATCCGGGCGAAAACCTACGGAGAATTGCATGAACAAACGGGAACTTACGGATGCTGTGGCGTCGGCTGCGGATCTTGCGAAAGCGGACGCGGCGCGTGCCGTGGATGCGGTTTTAGGGGCCATTAGCGGTGCCTTGGGACAGGGAGACTCGGTATCTCTGGTCGGTTTCGGGACCTTCAGCGTCAAGCATCGCGCCGCACGGCAAGGACGCAATCCCCGTACCGGAGAGACGATACAAATCGCCGCGACCTCGGTTCCCGGATTCAAGGCAGGTCGTGCCCTGAGGGATGCCGTAAACTAACCACCTCCAGCTTTCGGGGCTTGCCCCCGTTCAGCTGTTGCGGCGAGTTCCGCGAGGGTAATGGCGCCGGCGGGTGCTTAGCTCAGTTGGGAGAGCGTCGCTCTTACACGGCGAAGGTCGGGGGTTCAAGCCCCTCAGCACCCATAGCGGAGTGGTAGTTCAGATGGTTAGAATACCGGGCTGTCAATCCGGTGGTCGCGGGTTCGAGTCCCGTCCACTCCGCCACTTACCCTCGTCCTGAGGAGGATTGGCGCGCTCCGATGCTCCAGGTAATCCGTGACCGTCTCAGCGGCTGGGTTGCCGGCATCATCTTCGGCGTAATCGGGCTTGCGCTGGTGCTGACTTTCGGCACCATGCGGGGCAATGTGGGCATGTCCAGCACGGCCGTAGCCAGCGTGGACGGCGTGGAAATCGGCCAGGCCGAGTTCCTGCGCACGCTGGACGAGGAACAGATCAGGCTCCGCGAACAGTTCGGCGAAGCGCTCCCCGAGGAGTTCGAGCAGGAGCTTCGCGCGCTCGTACTCGACGACATGATCGACGTGCGCATGATGCAGGCGCATGCCGAAGAGCGCGGCTTTACGACCAGCAACGCGCGGCTGGCGAGCGTGATTCAGAGTATTCCCGCATTTCTCGACCGCGGGGAGTTTTCAGTCGATTTGTACCGCAGCGCCCTGGCCAATATCGGCGAGTCGCCGTCCTGGTTCGAATATCAGCAGCGGGGACTGATGACTCAGCAGCAGTTCTACCGGAGCATCGCCGAGAGCGCCTTCTTTACGCCGGTGGACTTTCGTTTCTACATTGAACTGGTGCAGGAGAGCCGGGCGGTTCGCGGCCTGTTCGTTTCTCCGGAGGCTTTCCGCGCCGGTGTGGCCGTGACCGACGAACAGGTAAGCGAGTATTACGGGCAGAACGCCTCCGGCTTCTGGACGCGCGAATACCTGGACCTGGAATACATCGAAATCGATGCCGCGAGCCTGCCGGGACAGCAAGAGATCACCGAGCAGGACGCCCTGGAATGGTACGAGCAGAATCGCGACCAGTTCGTAAGCCCATTGCAGCGCCAGTCCAGTCACATCCTGTTGGCGGCCAGCCCGGAAGGGGACGACGAAGTGCTGGCCCGCGCCAACGAGCTTGTCGCCCGGCTGGAGGCCGGGGAAGATTTTGCCGCCCTGGCCGGGGAATTTTCCGAGGATCCCGGTTCCGCCTCGCTCGGCGGGGACCTGGGATGGAACGAACGCGGCGTGTTGGTTCCGGAATTCGAGGAAGCGCTTTTCGGACTTGAGGAAGTCGGCCAATACACGGCGCCGGTGCAAACGCAGTTCGGCTATCACATCATTCGCCTGGACGGTTTGCGCGGAGGAGACATTGCGCCGTTCGAGGACGCCAGGGAGGACGTGCTGGCGGACCTGCAGGAGCGCCGGAGCCGGACGGGCTTTTACGACCTGGCCGACCGGCTGGCCGACATGGCGCTGGAGAGCGAGGACGGACTCGCCTGGATCGCCGAGGAACTCGAGCTGCCGCTGACGACCATCGAGAACTTCACCCGCGAGGGCGCCGGAGAGTTTGCCGGCAACCGGCGCGTGATCGACGCGGCCTACGGCGAGACCGTGCTGGACCGCGGCGAGAACTCGCGGATACTGCAGCTGGGTCCCGAGCGGGCGATCGTCCTGCGCGCCGCCCGTCATCAGCCTTCGGAGCAGCAGCCGCTGGAGGAAGTGGCGGATCGCATTCGGGAGATACTCGTCAGCGACGCGGCCGCGGAGGCCGCCGCGGCCCGGGGAGCGGAGTTGCTGGAGCGGCGCCAGGCCGGTGACGAACTTCCGGAACTGGCGGGAGACGAGGGCGTGGAGTTTTTCGACGAGCAGGAAATGCGCAGGGATTCGGCCGGCTTCCCCTCGGAACTGCTGAATGCCATTTTCGCCGCCGCGCCCGGACATTCCGCCGAGGGCCTCAGGCTGCTGGACGGCCGTTACGCGCTGTTTGAGGTCTCCGAGGTATTTCCGGGGCGTCCGGAAACGATTCCCCGGGATCAGCGCGACGAAGTCAAGGCCGACCTGGAAGACCGCGAGGGGTTGATGGAATTCGACGCCTATCGCGCCAGCGTGCGCGACAGGGCCAGCGTCTGGATTGCGCCCGAAACGCTGGAAGAAGCGCCGTGAGCCAATGGAATCCGTTGCGCTGGCCCCTGTACGCGCAGATTTTCGCGGGGATCTTGCTGGGCGTGATCGCCGGGCTGATCAGCGGCGACACTGCCGAATTGGTCGCCGGCGTAACCTACGACTCGATTTACGACTACATCGGCACGCTGTTTCTCAATGCGCTGAAAATGCTGATCGTGCCGCTGATCGCCACGTCGATCATTTCCGGCGTGGCCAGCCTGGGCGGCCCCGGCACGCTGGGCCGGCTGGGCGGGAAGACGCTTCTCTATTACCTGGCCACATCCACGATCGCCGTGCTGGTGGGTCTGACCGTCGTGAACCTGGTGAAGCCGGGCATCCTGAACGGGGTCGCCGTGGGCGGGCTTCTGGATTTCGAGACCAATTCGGAGCTGGTGGCCTCGCGGGTGGCGGGCGCCGAGGGCGGCGTTGCGGAAGTGTTTCTGCGGATGTTTCCGCCGAACATCGTCATGGCGGCCGCCGAGGGCCAGATGCTCGGCGTCATCGTTTTCTGCATCCTGTTCGGCTACTTCCTTTCCCAACTTGTGAAGGAGCGACGCCAGCAGGTCACGAGTTTCGTGCAGGCCTGCTTCGAGGCGATGATGGGGGTCACCCGGTTTGTCATGCGGTTTGCCCCGATTGGGGTCTTCGGGCTCGTCGCTTCGGTCGTGGCGGATGTCGGATTGGGCGCGGCCAGGCCGCTGGTGGTCTTCTCGATCACCGTGCTGGCGGCCCTGGCGATTCATTTCCTCGTGGTGATGCCGCTGATACTGCTGTTCGTGGCGCGCGTGAACCCGCTACGCCAGTATCGGGCGATGGCGCCGGCTCTGCTGACCGCGTTTTCGACGGCCTCATCTTCCGCGACGCTTCCGATCACGATGCGCTGCGTGGAGGACAATGCGAAAGTTTCCAGCCGCACGACGGGTTTCGTTCTGCCGCTGGGCGCAACCGTCAATATGGACGGCACCGCGCTGTATGAGTGCGTTGCCGTGATGTTCATCGCCCAGGCCTACGGTCTGGAAATAGGCTTCGGCGTGCAATTCACGATTGTCTTCGCCGCGCTGCTCACGTCGATCGGCGTGGCCGGCGTTCCCGCGGCTTCATTCGTCGCGATCGCGGTGATCCTCGGGGCGGTGGGCCTGCCGGTGGAGGCGATCGGCGTCCTGTTCGTATTTGACCGGATTCTCGATATGTCGCGCACCGCCGTGAACGTATTCGGAGACAGTTGCGGCGCGGTGACGATCGCCCGGCTGGAGGGCGAGAGCGGCGTGCTGGGCGAGGCGAGCCGGCAGCGCGGCCGCGATGAAGAGTGAGTGACTCTCGGCAACCGGGCCTGCGCCTGGTGCGCGAGCGGCGCACGGTCGCCCTTTTCAAGCCCGAGCCGCCGCCGCGCGAACTGCTGATGGCGGCCGTGGATGCAGCGCGCTGGGCCCCCAACCATCATCTGACCGAACCCTGGCGGTTCTTCCTGCTGGGCGCCGCTACCGTGGACGCCATGGTCGAGATCGCCGGTGAACTCACTCTTGCCAAGCGCGGCGCCGGTGCGGCGAAGAAGAGGCGCCAGCTCATGGAGGCGGTGCCGCACTGGATGGCGGTGACCTGCCGCCGCACGGAAGACGCTTTCCGCGAGCGCGAGGACTACGCCGCCTGCTGTTGCGCGATACAGAATTTCATGCTGTGCCTGTGGGAGGGCGGCGTCGCGTGCAAGTGGAGCACGGGGGCGGTTACGCGGGACGAACGGTTCTACGAACTGCTCGGTGTGAGCCCGGAGGATGAAATGGTCGTTGGTCTTTTCTCGATCGGCT
The sequence above is drawn from the Gammaproteobacteria bacterium genome and encodes:
- a CDS encoding DUF3604 domain-containing protein, with protein sequence MIAADVHAGEMKLLWGDTHLHSSLSSDAYQFRNRSITPDLAYRYAKGFPVVHPYTKSRIRISRPLDFLAVTDHAEWLGEVPSVILKDPKAARELIEMVLEEDGTDQVEDRITELMLPTWSHLPSPMYTDAFNFDAWEEIIDAAEDHYSPGEFTTLIGWEWTASPGLTQHRVVLTSAGGDKARAITPLSALECRGEGICTYGSPEDLWNWLEETSKKEDMDFVAIPHNPNLSRGTAFPLGASDGSAIDAAYAQRRMRWEPVIEVTQVKGDSEADPVLSATDEFAAFEKFGATASQYSTREREVAAGSFARSGLRRGLEFQKTIGANPYKFGLSGATDSHTGLTGSGEDDFQGKFGTDSIPALKDTPLWPGIADWRGWQYSASGLTAVWTRGNSREEIVAALKRKEVYATTGTRIRLQFFAGWSFVPEHAEQTSLFDVGYDLGVPMGGDLLAAPVRNGQPLRPTFLIRAIKDPVGANLDRVQIVKGWVDDHGDSHERVYDVAWSHGRSVDRKGSPEPVGNTVDLATGRYANTIGAPNLSVVWTDPEFNHSQPAFYYVRVLEIPTPRHSLHDAIALRIDPAETKRPATIQERAYSSPIWYTP
- a CDS encoding TonB-dependent receptor → MVINTEGTVAKRGAAALFLSVFFASTSYAQIEEIVVTAQKRSELVQDMGLSIQAFDQEALSLAGVTDVTRLNEAVAGVSFGRIGNDAKIALRGANANNTFADNSAIVGMFVDGVYKPRASQQSRAFFDVDRLEVLKGPQGTLYGRNTLAGAINLITNAPDIDAGTSGNMEIGFARFEAMRATGFVNVPVSDELAFRFAALYETSDGWIENSAGQNLGADDDLSIRASALWEPSATFSALLRVTTITENGTIPMIFGGPGICRPVTANGLTDPRGPNIDCANARRGSNGVPGDFNAVGPYDISQDYSPDGDLDQDNLTLTLSWSLDSFDIKSITSWTDYSSLFGDDGDHSPTPFERFWWEENIESMTQELTISSTGDGRAQWTGGLYYSNDESFMQFSFLRHTRDDPSVRVQAPDGNGTLTTVLTGTPVMDPTTTYNGMFARARQFEIDTTGVFGQVEFSVTDQFRLVAGLRYNEEDKSISDGSNFNGGIAVSLPSASAAIVDDPTGVFVFTAANAPNHNSETFDEVTWRAGFEYDVSDLSMLYAAASTGFLSGALDAGNILEQQESTAYEIGWKSTLMDNRLQLNVAAYFNEYENLATQFQETLPSGLVVTYSANGGNIEARGLDIELLANPVDNLNLSANVAFLNAEYGVFGTSNPFQVFNGVPQGFITLDGETPPWSPDITIKLGGNYEFDLGQYGTLVPSVHFSYSDDYNTSSFNVDFPTAIQDAYTKTDLRVNWLSPDGSFGLEAYVENIEDEAILQRVTISGEDALPSNFGYPRNFGVKIKYRF
- a CDS encoding arylsulfatase, with amino-acid sequence MPVTRRKFLLSTAAASAATGLSGTFATASEDEAPRSVRDANWRSRALPKAPNIVIAVLDDVGFSDLGCYGSELDTSCFDSLAEAGIRFNNFHVTALCSPTRACLLTGRNAHAVGVGNIAEWGRADHDSYKGWIRQDAVTLPEALRELGYRTSACGKWHLSMLHDQNGTGPFDHWPTGRGFDKWYGFHGSAVDHFHPEMFENTTAAYPDKSDNYHLSEDLVDRSIQYIKNHLVSSSDRPFFHFLSFGATHFPLHVPDDYLQRRRGDYDMGWDVIREARFRRQKEIGIIPPETRLAPRNPTGTPWAGLTEDQQRYAARGQEVYAAFLEHTDDQLQRLVDFLKAEGQFDDTIFLLLSDNGATYGGGLVGLTDVRRSAYLGEEPFAEVLANIDLLGTEASQCEYAEGWAQASNTPLKWYKADTFEGGIRAPLIVSWPNGDIPAGEIRDQYHHAIDVLPTLLNMINGDMPDKVDGQTPLSIQGESFAYALDHAEAPTTKKVQYFETLGDRAIWADGWKAVTRHRSGTSFDEDVWELYHASEDFSETNELSEQYPDKLKELVEIWRVEAERYGVLPLEDDTLKLYQNSVPQPRATYVFYPGMIRLDRLSAPDIYEFNSQMSARVTLRDNRANGVILASGDSGGGYEWFMRDGYVHFVYVYTRNAIYRARSQRCVPEGEHVLGVRIVKTGASQGRCTLLLDDDSIGELALDEMWPIYFANSGLRCGENRHAPISREYEPPFVFDHELHRVIVDVDI
- a CDS encoding HU family DNA-binding protein translates to MNKRELTDAVASAADLAKADAARAVDAVLGAISGALGQGDSVSLVGFGTFSVKHRAARQGRNPRTGETIQIAATSVPGFKAGRALRDAVN
- a CDS encoding dicarboxylate/amino acid:cation symporter; its protein translation is MRWPLYAQIFAGILLGVIAGLISGDTAELVAGVTYDSIYDYIGTLFLNALKMLIVPLIATSIISGVASLGGPGTLGRLGGKTLLYYLATSTIAVLVGLTVVNLVKPGILNGVAVGGLLDFETNSELVASRVAGAEGGVAEVFLRMFPPNIVMAAAEGQMLGVIVFCILFGYFLSQLVKERRQQVTSFVQACFEAMMGVTRFVMRFAPIGVFGLVASVVADVGLGAARPLVVFSITVLAALAIHFLVVMPLILLFVARVNPLRQYRAMAPALLTAFSTASSSATLPITMRCVEDNAKVSSRTTGFVLPLGATVNMDGTALYECVAVMFIAQAYGLEIGFGVQFTIVFAALLTSIGVAGVPAASFVAIAVILGAVGLPVEAIGVLFVFDRILDMSRTAVNVFGDSCGAVTIARLEGESGVLGEASRQRGRDEE
- a CDS encoding nitroreductase, with amino-acid sequence MSDSRQPGLRLVRERRTVALFKPEPPPRELLMAAVDAARWAPNHHLTEPWRFFLLGAATVDAMVEIAGELTLAKRGAGAAKKRRQLMEAVPHWMAVTCRRTEDAFREREDYAACCCAIQNFMLCLWEGGVACKWSTGAVTRDERFYELLGVSPEDEMVVGLFSIGYPRIIPEQKRRPVGEILTELD